A section of the Streptomyces sp. NBC_00178 genome encodes:
- a CDS encoding mycothiol-dependent nitroreductase Rv2466c family protein yields MPENSTAAGKVPVDFWFDPLCPWAWMTSRWVLEVEKLRDIEVRWHVMSLAVLNESRIDELPEKYADVMRTTAWESVRIVIAAQQKHGDEVVGPLYNALGTRIHNNGEGLTREAYAGALADVGLPADLLEYADSDAFDKELRASHQEGIDKVGQDVGTPVIAVPGSDGKQVAFFGPVVTPAPKGEDAAKLWDGTLLVASIPGFYELKRTRTQGPVFD; encoded by the coding sequence ATGCCCGAGAACAGCACGGCCGCCGGCAAGGTCCCGGTCGACTTCTGGTTCGACCCGCTCTGTCCCTGGGCGTGGATGACCTCCCGCTGGGTGCTCGAGGTGGAGAAGCTCCGCGACATCGAGGTCCGCTGGCACGTGATGAGCCTGGCCGTCCTCAACGAGAGCCGGATCGACGAGCTGCCCGAGAAGTACGCGGACGTGATGCGCACGACGGCGTGGGAGTCCGTCCGCATCGTCATCGCCGCGCAGCAGAAGCACGGGGACGAGGTCGTCGGCCCCCTCTACAACGCACTCGGCACCCGCATCCACAACAACGGCGAGGGCCTCACCCGCGAGGCGTACGCGGGCGCCCTGGCGGACGTCGGTCTGCCGGCCGACCTGCTGGAGTACGCCGACTCCGACGCGTTCGACAAGGAGCTGCGCGCCTCCCACCAGGAGGGCATCGACAAGGTGGGCCAGGACGTCGGCACACCGGTCATCGCCGTACCCGGCTCGGACGGCAAGCAGGTCGCCTTCTTCGGTCCCGTCGTCACCCCCGCCCCGAAGGGCGAGGACGCGGCGAAGCTCTGGGACGGCACCCTGCTGGTCGCCTCGATCCCCGGCTTCTACGAGCTCAAGCGGACCCGGACCCAGGGCCCCGTCTTCGACTGA
- the pepN gene encoding aminopeptidase N codes for MPGENLSRDEARARAELLTVDGYEVALDLRSAVGEPGGADGEAGPRTFRSRTTIRFRAARPGASTFADLVAPAVSAVSLNGKDLDPAAVFDGTRIALDDLSEGDNVLVVDAQCAYSRTGEGMHRFVDPEDGEVYLYTQYEPADARRVFANFEQPDLKAPYRFEVTAPEGWRVWSNGAEESQDGEVHRFAETLPISTYITAVVAGPYHYVTDSYTRTSDDGEKLEIPLGAMCRKGLARHFDADDIFLVTKQGLDFFHDHFDYPYPFGKYDQAFVPEYNLGAMENPGLVTFREEYVYRGKVTSASYERRANVILHEMAHMWFGDLVTMRWWDDLWLKESFADFMGTFSMVEATRFTNGWITFANNRKAWAYRADQLPSTHPVTADIRDLEDAKLNFDGITYAKGASVLKQLVAYVGRDAFLEGARRYFKRHAYGNTELGDLLSVLAETSGRDMTAWSRAWLQTAGVNTLTPVVTYDDEGRVAELAVTQEAAASHPELRPHRVAVGLYRLTPEGTVERYARAETDVAGARTVVAELAGAERPDLVLVNDDDLTFCKIRFDERSLDTLRDHLGDITDPLARALCSSALWNLTRDAVLPARDFVSLVLTSAGRETDIGVLQMLHTWARSAVDHYAAPGWREEGGRALAEGALRELRRAEPGSQHQLTWARFLAAVASSDADLQLLAGLLDGTAVIEGLDVDQELRWAFLSPLVSHGAADEAAVDAELARDDTASGKRHHVRCLASRPSAAVKAQAWAAVVESDKLSNALVGATIAGFEQASQRELLAPYTASYFEAIERVWAERSIQIGIDVVKGLFPGLQDDPATLTATDAWLTSHPDAAPALRRLVLEARDDLARTLRGQERDAAE; via the coding sequence GTGCCCGGTGAAAACCTGTCCCGCGACGAGGCCCGCGCGAGGGCCGAGCTGCTGACCGTCGACGGATACGAGGTCGCCCTGGACCTGCGTTCCGCCGTCGGCGAGCCCGGCGGGGCCGACGGGGAGGCCGGTCCGCGCACCTTCCGCTCGCGGACGACGATCCGCTTCCGCGCCGCCCGCCCCGGGGCCTCGACCTTCGCCGACCTGGTGGCCCCGGCCGTGAGCGCCGTGTCGCTGAACGGGAAGGACCTGGACCCGGCGGCGGTCTTCGACGGCACCCGGATCGCGCTGGACGACCTCTCCGAGGGCGACAACGTCCTGGTCGTCGACGCGCAGTGCGCGTACAGCAGGACCGGCGAGGGCATGCACCGCTTCGTCGACCCGGAGGACGGCGAGGTCTACCTCTACACGCAGTACGAGCCTGCCGACGCCCGGCGCGTCTTCGCCAACTTCGAGCAGCCCGACCTCAAGGCGCCCTACCGCTTCGAGGTGACGGCGCCCGAGGGCTGGCGGGTGTGGAGCAACGGCGCGGAGGAGTCGCAGGACGGCGAGGTCCACCGGTTCGCGGAGACCCTGCCGATCTCGACGTACATCACCGCGGTCGTGGCGGGGCCGTACCACTACGTGACCGACAGCTACACCCGTACGTCCGACGACGGCGAGAAGCTGGAGATCCCCCTGGGCGCCATGTGCCGCAAGGGGCTCGCGCGCCACTTCGACGCGGACGACATCTTCCTCGTCACGAAGCAGGGCCTGGACTTCTTCCACGACCACTTCGACTACCCGTACCCCTTCGGGAAGTACGACCAGGCGTTCGTGCCGGAGTACAACCTCGGCGCGATGGAGAACCCGGGCCTGGTCACCTTCCGCGAGGAGTACGTCTACCGCGGCAAGGTCACCTCGGCGTCCTACGAGCGCCGCGCGAACGTCATCCTGCACGAGATGGCGCACATGTGGTTCGGCGACCTGGTCACGATGCGGTGGTGGGACGACCTGTGGCTGAAGGAGTCCTTCGCCGACTTCATGGGGACGTTCTCGATGGTGGAGGCGACCCGCTTCACCAACGGCTGGATCACCTTCGCGAACAACCGCAAGGCCTGGGCGTACCGCGCCGACCAGCTGCCGTCCACGCATCCGGTCACGGCCGACATCCGTGACCTGGAGGACGCCAAGCTGAACTTCGACGGGATCACGTACGCCAAGGGCGCCTCCGTGCTGAAGCAGCTCGTGGCCTATGTGGGACGCGACGCGTTCCTGGAGGGCGCGCGCCGGTACTTCAAGCGGCACGCCTACGGGAACACCGAGCTGGGCGACCTGCTGTCGGTGCTGGCCGAGACGTCCGGGCGCGACATGACGGCCTGGTCGCGCGCGTGGCTGCAGACCGCCGGCGTCAACACGCTGACCCCGGTCGTGACCTACGACGACGAGGGCCGCGTCGCGGAGCTCGCCGTGACGCAGGAGGCCGCCGCCTCGCATCCCGAGCTGCGGCCGCACCGGGTCGCGGTGGGCCTGTACCGGCTCACCCCCGAGGGCACGGTGGAGCGGTACGCCCGCGCCGAGACCGACGTCGCGGGCGCACGCACCGTGGTCGCGGAGCTGGCCGGGGCCGAGCGGCCCGACCTGGTGCTGGTCAACGACGACGACCTCACGTTCTGCAAGATCCGCTTCGACGAGCGGTCGCTGGACACCCTCCGCGATCACCTCGGTGACATCACCGACCCGCTGGCCCGCGCGCTGTGCTCGTCGGCGCTGTGGAACCTGACGCGTGACGCGGTGCTGCCGGCCCGGGACTTCGTCTCCCTGGTGCTGACCTCCGCCGGCCGCGAGACGGACATCGGCGTCCTGCAGATGCTGCACACCTGGGCCCGGTCCGCCGTGGACCACTACGCCGCGCCGGGCTGGCGCGAGGAGGGCGGCCGGGCCCTGGCCGAGGGCGCGCTGCGCGAGCTGCGGCGCGCGGAGCCGGGGAGCCAGCACCAGCTGACGTGGGCCCGGTTCCTCGCCGCGGTGGCCTCATCGGACGCGGACCTGCAGCTGCTGGCCGGGCTGCTCGACGGCACGGCCGTGATCGAGGGCCTGGACGTCGACCAGGAGCTGCGCTGGGCCTTCCTGTCCCCGCTGGTCTCGCACGGCGCGGCGGACGAGGCGGCCGTGGACGCCGAACTCGCCCGCGACGACACCGCGTCGGGCAAGCGGCACCACGTGCGGTGCCTCGCGTCGCGCCCCTCGGCCGCGGTCAAGGCTCAGGCGTGGGCGGCGGTCGTCGAGTCCGACAAGCTGTCCAACGCCCTGGTCGGGGCGACGATCGCCGGTTTCGAGCAGGCCTCGCAGCGTGAGCTGCTGGCGCCGTACACGGCCTCGTACTTCGAGGCGATCGAGCGGGTGTGGGCCGAGCGCTCCATCCAGATCGGCATCGACGTGGTCAAGGGCCTGTTCCCGGGGCTGCAGGACGACCCCGCGACCCTCACCGCGACGGACGCGTGGCTGACCTCGCACCCGGACGCGGCACCCGCGCTGCGGCGGCTGGTCCTGGAGGCGCGGGACGACCTGGCGCGGACGCTGCGGGGCCAGGAGCGCGACGCGGCGGAGTGA